A single region of the Actinoplanes sp. SE50/110 genome encodes:
- a CDS encoding M56 family metallopeptidase: MFDHFLWSVVVVPPLAVLVVRLLDDRIAPARAAAVIAWSAVTVAVTSMLNLLLLAAHALAQVPAIGRRFGWSAAVVAADTAGVEWVPWLSVALLVGGLIAVIRRWRQQRRVLAMVPARGTGDLVMLPDTAPRAFAVPGHPGHVVVTTGMRGLLTDPQFEALLAHENAHLAEHHHRLARVTELAVAAHPALWWVGGHVDYLIERAADEHAAARLGNRRTLAHAIGRAALAGAGSPSAAALHAAVPGGVVPRRVAHLLRPQPVAAPRAAVLLPVLVALSSVLWTGEATLDLVELLHSALR; the protein is encoded by the coding sequence ATGTTCGACCATTTCCTGTGGTCCGTGGTGGTGGTGCCGCCGCTGGCCGTGCTGGTGGTGCGGCTGCTGGACGACCGGATCGCGCCCGCGCGGGCGGCCGCGGTGATCGCCTGGTCGGCGGTGACCGTCGCGGTGACCAGCATGCTCAACCTCCTCCTGCTGGCCGCGCACGCGCTCGCCCAGGTGCCGGCGATCGGGCGGCGGTTCGGCTGGTCCGCCGCGGTGGTCGCGGCCGACACGGCCGGGGTCGAGTGGGTGCCGTGGCTCAGCGTGGCACTGCTCGTCGGCGGCCTGATCGCGGTGATCCGGCGCTGGCGGCAGCAGCGGCGGGTGCTGGCCATGGTCCCGGCCCGCGGTACGGGCGACCTGGTGATGCTGCCCGACACGGCGCCGCGCGCGTTCGCCGTGCCCGGCCACCCCGGGCACGTGGTGGTCACCACCGGGATGCGCGGCCTGCTCACCGACCCGCAGTTCGAGGCCCTGCTCGCCCACGAGAACGCGCACCTCGCCGAACACCACCACCGCCTCGCCCGGGTCACCGAGCTGGCCGTCGCCGCCCACCCGGCCCTGTGGTGGGTCGGCGGACACGTCGACTACCTGATCGAACGGGCCGCCGACGAACACGCCGCCGCCCGCCTCGGCAACCGGCGCACCCTGGCGCACGCGATCGGCCGGGCCGCGCTGGCCGGCGCCGGCAGCCCGTCCGCGGCCGCGCTGCACGCCGCCGTCCCCGGCGGTGTGGTTCCCCGCCGGGTGGCGCACCTGCTCCGACCGCAGCCGGTGGCAGCCCCGCGCGCCGCCGTCCTGCTGCCGGTCCTGGTCGCGCTCAGCTCGGTGCTCTGGACCGGGGAGGCCACCCTCGACCTGGTCGAACTCCTGCACAGCGCGCTCCGCTGA
- a CDS encoding BlaI/MecI/CopY family transcriptional regulator, whose amino-acid sequence MSRRRPGQLESEIMAVLADADHPLTPGEVRDVLDPAGDVSYSTVVTTLTRLFEKGSAVRQRDGRAFRYGAPHGPAGLVADRMSRLLAIEPDRASVLRRFVGNLDADDERLLRDLLNE is encoded by the coding sequence GTGAGCAGACGGCGCCCGGGCCAGTTGGAGTCCGAGATCATGGCGGTGCTGGCCGACGCCGATCACCCGCTCACCCCGGGCGAGGTCCGCGACGTGCTCGATCCGGCCGGCGACGTCTCGTACAGCACCGTCGTGACCACCTTGACCCGGCTGTTCGAGAAGGGGTCCGCGGTCCGGCAGCGGGACGGCCGTGCCTTCCGCTACGGCGCGCCGCACGGTCCGGCCGGCCTGGTCGCCGACCGGATGTCCCGGCTGCTGGCGATCGAGCCGGACCGCGCCTCGGTGCTGCGCCGTTTCGTCGGCAACCTGGACGCCGACGACGAGCGCCTGCTCCGCGACCTCCTCAACGAGTAG
- a CDS encoding DUF1707 domain-containing protein — MGLPVPAPISDGDRERTAELLQHACGDGRLTLEEFSVRVGAVWAAETDAELARTIDGLPAQPVVGSAATVDKVVTIFSQTRRRGRWRLRDRILRTTTLFGSTELDLRSVLTGQDVIEISGTCWFGQMTVIVPEGMEVDLTGTHAFSQHELRLAPVRRLPGTPEVRVAVNAWFSQVNVESRPPELPTR; from the coding sequence GTGGGACTTCCTGTGCCGGCGCCGATCTCCGACGGTGACCGTGAACGAACCGCCGAACTCCTCCAGCACGCGTGCGGCGACGGACGCCTCACCCTGGAGGAGTTCAGCGTCCGGGTCGGCGCGGTGTGGGCTGCCGAAACCGACGCCGAGCTCGCCCGGACCATCGACGGGCTGCCCGCCCAGCCGGTGGTCGGATCCGCCGCCACCGTCGACAAGGTGGTGACCATCTTCAGTCAGACCCGGCGGCGCGGCCGGTGGCGGCTGCGGGACCGGATCCTGCGCACCACCACCCTGTTCGGCTCCACCGAGCTCGACCTGCGGTCCGTGCTGACCGGACAGGACGTCATCGAGATCAGCGGCACCTGCTGGTTCGGTCAGATGACCGTGATCGTGCCCGAGGGCATGGAGGTCGACCTGACCGGGACACACGCGTTCAGCCAGCACGAGCTGCGGCTGGCGCCGGTCCGGCGGCTCCCCGGCACCCCCGAGGTGCGGGTCGCGGTCAACGCCTGGTTCTCCCAGGTCAACGTGGAGTCCCGGCCGCCCGAGCTGCCTACTCGTTGA
- a CDS encoding RNA helicase → MTLTDRLPGTAEPDAVFEAFQSWVTEQGLTLYPHQEEALIEIATGSNVILNTPTGSGKSLVAAGAHFAALADGRTTFYTAPIKALVSEKFFALCTIFGAHNVGMLTGDASVNADAPIICCTAEVLANLALREGAQADVGQVVMDEFHFYAEPDRGWAWQVPLIELPQAQFLLMSATLGDTTRFVDDLTRRTGRETATVSNAERPVPLLFEYAMSPLHETIEELLTTKQAPVYIVHFTQAAALERAQSLMSINMCTRDEKDAIAKAIGNFRFAAGFGRTLSRLIRHGIGVHHAGMLPKYRRLVETLAQAGLLKVICGTDTLGVGINVPIRTVLFTGLSKYDGVKTRLLKAREFHQIAGRAGRAGYDTIGTVIVQAPEHVIDNERALAKAGDDPKKRRKVVRKKPPEGQIGWGRPTFDRLVEADPEPLTSSFQVSHAMLLNVVARGGDPYQAMRHLLTDNHEEPAAQRRHIRRAIAIARALIAGGVLERTDEGVYKLVDDLQLDFALNQALSPFALACLELLDREAPEYPLDVVSVIEATLEDPRQVVSAQRQKARGEAVNAMKAEGIEYEERMALLEDVTWPQPLLELLEGAYETYRRGHPWVGDYEIKPKSVVRDMYERAMTFTEYISFYGLSRSEGLVLRYLADAYRALRQTVPEDARTEELGDLIEWLGELVRQVDSSLLDEWERLRNPGAVIEEVRIDDKPPAVTRNVRAFKVLVRNALFRRVELAALGRYAELGELDGETSGWTTDRWRDAIESYFDEYDELGIGSSARGPQFLQIETSPAMWSVRQVFEDPAGDRDWGIDATIDLAESDEIGGAAIRIVAVGPH, encoded by the coding sequence ATGACGCTGACCGATCGCCTTCCCGGCACCGCCGAACCCGACGCCGTCTTCGAAGCCTTTCAATCCTGGGTGACGGAGCAGGGCCTCACCCTGTATCCGCATCAGGAGGAGGCGCTGATCGAGATCGCGACCGGCTCCAACGTCATCCTGAACACGCCGACCGGCTCGGGTAAGAGCCTGGTCGCGGCCGGCGCGCACTTCGCCGCCCTGGCCGACGGGCGCACCACCTTCTACACCGCCCCGATCAAGGCGCTGGTCAGCGAGAAGTTCTTCGCCCTGTGCACGATCTTCGGCGCGCACAACGTCGGCATGCTGACCGGCGACGCGAGCGTGAACGCGGACGCCCCGATCATCTGCTGCACCGCCGAGGTGCTGGCCAACCTGGCGTTGCGCGAGGGTGCCCAGGCCGATGTGGGCCAGGTGGTGATGGACGAGTTCCACTTCTACGCCGAGCCGGACCGGGGCTGGGCGTGGCAGGTGCCGCTGATCGAGCTGCCGCAGGCCCAGTTCCTGCTGATGTCCGCGACGCTGGGCGACACCACCCGGTTCGTCGACGACCTGACCCGTCGGACGGGACGGGAGACCGCGACCGTCAGCAACGCCGAGCGTCCGGTGCCGCTGCTCTTCGAGTACGCGATGTCCCCGCTGCACGAGACGATCGAGGAGCTGCTCACCACGAAGCAGGCGCCGGTCTACATCGTGCACTTCACCCAGGCGGCCGCGCTGGAGCGGGCGCAGTCGCTGATGAGCATCAACATGTGCACCCGCGACGAGAAGGACGCGATCGCCAAGGCGATCGGCAATTTCCGCTTCGCGGCCGGTTTCGGGCGTACGCTGTCGCGGCTGATCCGGCACGGCATCGGCGTGCACCACGCCGGCATGCTGCCGAAGTACCGGCGTCTGGTGGAGACCCTGGCCCAGGCCGGTCTGCTGAAGGTGATCTGCGGGACGGACACGCTCGGCGTCGGGATCAACGTGCCGATCCGCACCGTGCTGTTCACCGGCCTGTCGAAGTACGACGGGGTGAAGACCCGGCTGCTCAAGGCCCGGGAGTTCCACCAGATCGCCGGGCGCGCCGGGCGGGCCGGCTACGACACCATCGGCACGGTGATCGTGCAGGCGCCGGAGCATGTGATCGACAACGAGCGCGCCCTGGCGAAGGCCGGTGACGACCCGAAGAAGCGGCGCAAGGTGGTCCGCAAGAAGCCGCCGGAGGGTCAGATCGGCTGGGGCCGGCCCACCTTCGACCGGCTGGTCGAGGCGGATCCGGAGCCGCTCACCTCGTCGTTCCAGGTGTCGCACGCGATGCTGCTCAACGTGGTGGCCCGCGGCGGCGACCCGTACCAGGCGATGCGGCACCTGCTCACCGACAACCACGAGGAGCCGGCCGCCCAGCGCCGGCACATCCGCCGGGCCATCGCGATCGCCCGCGCGCTGATCGCCGGCGGCGTCCTGGAACGTACCGACGAGGGCGTCTACAAGCTGGTCGACGACCTGCAGCTGGACTTCGCGCTGAACCAGGCGCTGTCCCCGTTCGCGCTGGCCTGCCTGGAGCTGCTGGACAGGGAGGCCCCGGAGTATCCGTTAGACGTGGTCTCGGTGATCGAGGCGACCCTGGAGGACCCGCGCCAGGTGGTCTCCGCGCAACGGCAGAAGGCGCGCGGCGAGGCGGTCAACGCGATGAAGGCCGAGGGCATCGAGTACGAGGAGCGGATGGCGCTGCTCGAGGACGTGACCTGGCCGCAGCCGTTGCTGGAGCTGCTGGAGGGCGCGTACGAGACGTACCGGCGCGGCCACCCGTGGGTCGGCGACTACGAGATCAAGCCGAAGTCCGTGGTCCGCGACATGTACGAGCGGGCCATGACGTTCACCGAGTACATCTCCTTCTACGGGCTGTCCCGCTCGGAGGGGCTGGTGCTGCGCTACCTGGCCGACGCGTACCGGGCGCTGCGCCAGACCGTACCGGAGGACGCCCGCACCGAGGAGTTGGGCGACCTGATCGAGTGGCTCGGCGAGCTGGTCCGCCAGGTCGACTCCAGCCTGCTCGACGAGTGGGAGCGGCTGCGCAACCCGGGCGCGGTGATCGAGGAGGTGCGGATCGACGACAAGCCGCCCGCGGTCACCCGCAACGTGCGCGCGTTCAAGGTGCTGGTCCGCAACGCCCTGTTCCGCCGGGTCGAGCTGGCCGCCCTGGGCCGCTACGCCGAGCTCGGCGAGCTGGACGGCGAGACCTCCGGCTGGACCACGGACCGGTGGCGGGACGCGATCGAGAGCTACTTCGACGAGTACGACGAGCTGGGCATCGGCTCGTCGGCGCGCGGCCCGCAGTTCCTGCAGATCGAGACGAGCCCGGCGATGTGGAGCGTCCGGCAGGTCTTCGAGGACCCGGCCGGCGACCGGGACTGGGGCATCGACGCCACGATCGACCTCGCCGAGTCCGACGAGATCGGCGGCGCGGCGATCCGGATCGTCGCGGTCGGCCCGCACTGA
- a CDS encoding helix-turn-helix domain-containing protein has protein sequence MTPRPSADPAIGDRIRDRRLRRGWSIRFAASRAGVSHATWSRIERGRQAADNRFMLADLAAALDCSPAELAGTAVPAGDREAVAAHAAVHAVRQALVDLDLTATPASLPALPSLPELTRTAALLDTLRQACDYAGAGRLLPGLLRGLHAATGSEQRPAALRLLCEVTFIASSVLRNLGHPAEAWLGAERCRDAAEAARDPILRGYAGYSRAAAAGACGSYDRAYTLAAQAVDELRPHAARAGWPEMTGSLQLICADSSRGRKRSDDSRAWLTEAAALAARTGETTTLGLYFGPTNVNVWRVGIESDGDEPGRAVAIARETDPAVLPVGFRQVFFYADTARALTRLRHRDREAIRFLLTAERVAPQHVHTSSLVQETARALLDRSRRAAGGTELRALCERLRIG, from the coding sequence ATGACGCCTCGACCCTCCGCCGACCCGGCGATCGGCGACCGGATCCGGGACCGCCGCCTGCGGCGTGGCTGGAGCATCCGGTTCGCCGCGAGCCGTGCCGGTGTCTCACACGCCACCTGGAGCCGGATCGAGCGCGGCCGGCAGGCCGCCGACAACCGGTTCATGCTCGCCGATCTGGCCGCCGCCCTGGACTGTTCCCCCGCCGAGCTGGCCGGGACGGCGGTGCCGGCCGGGGATCGGGAGGCGGTCGCCGCGCACGCCGCCGTGCACGCCGTCCGCCAGGCCCTGGTCGACCTGGACCTGACCGCGACGCCTGCCTCACTTCCGGCACTCCCGTCGCTCCCGGAACTGACCCGGACGGCCGCGCTGCTGGACACGCTGCGGCAGGCCTGCGACTACGCCGGCGCCGGACGGCTGCTGCCCGGGCTGCTCCGCGGCCTGCACGCCGCGACCGGCTCCGAGCAGCGGCCGGCCGCCCTGCGGCTGCTCTGCGAGGTCACCTTCATCGCCTCGTCGGTGCTGCGCAATCTCGGCCATCCGGCCGAGGCATGGCTGGGCGCGGAACGCTGCCGGGACGCGGCCGAGGCGGCGCGGGATCCGATCCTGCGGGGGTACGCCGGTTATTCGCGAGCCGCCGCGGCCGGCGCGTGCGGCTCCTACGACCGCGCGTACACGCTCGCCGCGCAGGCGGTGGACGAGCTGCGCCCGCACGCGGCCCGGGCCGGCTGGCCGGAGATGACCGGCTCGCTGCAGCTGATCTGCGCGGACAGCAGCCGCGGCCGGAAACGCTCCGACGACAGCCGGGCCTGGCTCACCGAGGCCGCCGCGCTGGCCGCCCGCACCGGGGAGACCACCACGCTCGGCCTGTACTTCGGCCCGACCAACGTGAACGTGTGGCGGGTCGGCATCGAATCCGACGGCGACGAGCCGGGCCGGGCGGTGGCGATCGCCCGGGAGACCGATCCGGCGGTGCTGCCGGTCGGGTTCCGGCAGGTGTTCTTCTATGCCGACACGGCGCGCGCCCTGACCCGGCTGCGTCACCGGGACCGGGAGGCGATCCGGTTCCTGCTCACCGCGGAACGGGTGGCGCCGCAGCACGTGCACACGTCGTCGCTGGTCCAGGAGACCGCGCGGGCACTGCTGGACCGGTCGCGCCGGGCGGCCGGCGGCACCGAGCTGCGTGCCCTGTGCGAACGCCTGCGGATCGGCTGA
- a CDS encoding DUF6461 domain-containing protein, translating to MGDEAAEYYDRMLVDAEWGEAFCLTMVRGLAEADLITAFGGDPAAVLPQAELAQILDTFPHGAEPATLVVTSLGGWRFGIEVNGGQGNRPEVLRRAAEAGDGTALSVFRDVRGRSEFTLVRDGRTMVVLDQVRPQRRSGEEPGLLDEHVGRLPFGHQDDIIPEAAGLALAERLTGVRLPPDLLDRDLPGVVLTPVPDDLVPEGGRGLAALDHPFLRRMLAEPTAANVPAMAAFRARLIAEDAGLIGEPAVRETLKALEAGREPAPELRARLRDLHERDDPQVMNAVRDIAAAAFPADGDRFGTAYAIRDSDRSLQATVLRRCAQRALRDAPPRPVMPAPSPAVSSAYAAVAKQFATWDPDKQRRVTRWLARRAFEVAGLDTLDWARPALEALDRGAPLPFPDRRAVFRLISAAALVTAATGLPLDRLEDRLTEEQRADLRERIDRAPMAVITIFNTADPDPARALADTFATALDTFHGRTGELLVEMHARFA from the coding sequence GTGGGTGACGAGGCGGCCGAGTACTACGACCGGATGCTGGTGGACGCGGAGTGGGGCGAGGCGTTCTGCCTGACCATGGTCCGCGGCCTGGCCGAGGCCGACCTGATCACCGCGTTCGGCGGCGACCCGGCGGCCGTGCTGCCGCAGGCCGAGCTCGCCCAGATCCTGGACACGTTCCCGCACGGCGCGGAACCGGCCACCCTGGTCGTCACCAGCCTCGGCGGGTGGCGGTTCGGCATCGAGGTCAACGGCGGCCAGGGCAACCGGCCGGAGGTGCTGCGCCGGGCGGCCGAGGCCGGCGACGGCACGGCGCTCAGCGTCTTCCGGGACGTCCGCGGCCGCTCCGAGTTCACGCTGGTCCGCGACGGGCGCACGATGGTGGTGCTGGACCAGGTGCGGCCGCAGCGGCGGTCCGGGGAGGAGCCGGGGCTGCTCGACGAACACGTCGGCCGGCTGCCCTTCGGCCACCAGGACGACATCATTCCCGAGGCGGCCGGTCTGGCCCTGGCGGAGCGGCTCACCGGCGTACGGCTGCCTCCCGATCTTCTGGACCGGGATCTGCCCGGCGTGGTGTTGACTCCGGTGCCCGACGATCTCGTCCCGGAGGGCGGGCGCGGCCTGGCCGCGCTCGACCATCCGTTCCTGCGGCGGATGCTCGCCGAACCGACCGCGGCGAACGTGCCGGCGATGGCCGCGTTCCGGGCGCGACTGATCGCCGAGGACGCCGGGCTGATCGGCGAACCCGCGGTGCGGGAGACGCTGAAAGCTCTGGAAGCCGGACGTGAACCGGCGCCGGAACTCCGGGCCCGGCTGCGGGACCTGCACGAACGCGACGATCCGCAGGTGATGAACGCGGTGCGGGACATCGCCGCGGCGGCTTTCCCCGCCGATGGGGACCGGTTCGGGACCGCGTACGCGATCCGGGACAGCGATCGCAGCCTGCAGGCGACGGTGCTGCGGCGGTGCGCCCAGCGGGCACTGCGGGACGCGCCGCCCCGGCCGGTGATGCCGGCCCCGAGCCCGGCGGTGTCCTCGGCGTACGCGGCGGTGGCCAAACAGTTCGCCACCTGGGACCCGGATAAGCAGCGGCGGGTGACCCGGTGGCTGGCGCGGCGGGCGTTCGAGGTGGCCGGGCTGGACACCCTGGACTGGGCGCGGCCCGCGCTGGAGGCGCTCGATCGCGGGGCGCCGCTGCCGTTCCCGGACCGGCGGGCGGTGTTCCGGCTGATCTCCGCGGCGGCGCTGGTGACCGCGGCGACCGGCCTGCCGCTGGACCGGCTGGAAGACCGGCTCACCGAGGAGCAGCGGGCCGACCTGCGAGAACGCATCGACCGTGCACCGATGGCGGTGATCACGATCTTCAACACCGCCGACCCGGACCCGGCGCGGGCGCTGGCCGACACGTTCGCCACGGCGCTGGACACCTTCCACGGACGCACCGGCGAACTGCTGGTGGAGATGCACGCCCGGTTCGCCTGA
- a CDS encoding SAM-dependent methyltransferase: MSDRRSALDRIDTTVAHPARRYNYLLGGKDNFAADRASAEAIEKAMPAIRLAALENRAFLQRAVKFLAERGIRQFLDIGTGIPTADNTHEVAQRIDPAARIVYVDNDPIVLTHARALLTSTPEGVTAYIDADLRDPRTILDDPEVRATLDWDRPIAVMMVAVLHFIRDDEDPQGVVDTILDALPPGSYVVASHSTWEYLPADAIAALEAANADGRFRARTGEQLGKLFQRLDLLEPGVQSVSEWWPQEASQPRPSIEDVAFNAIVGQVRARG; this comes from the coding sequence GTGAGCGACCGGCGCAGCGCATTGGATCGGATCGACACCACGGTGGCGCACCCGGCCCGGCGCTACAACTACCTGCTCGGCGGCAAGGACAACTTCGCCGCCGACCGGGCCTCGGCCGAGGCGATCGAGAAAGCGATGCCGGCCATCCGGCTGGCCGCCCTGGAGAACCGGGCGTTCCTGCAGCGGGCCGTCAAGTTCCTGGCCGAGCGCGGCATCCGGCAGTTCCTCGACATCGGCACCGGCATCCCGACCGCGGACAACACGCACGAGGTCGCCCAGCGGATCGACCCGGCCGCCCGGATCGTCTACGTCGACAACGACCCGATCGTGCTCACCCACGCCCGGGCGCTGCTCACCAGCACCCCCGAGGGCGTCACCGCCTACATCGACGCCGACCTGCGCGACCCGCGCACCATCCTCGACGACCCGGAGGTGCGCGCCACCCTCGACTGGGACCGGCCGATCGCGGTCATGATGGTCGCGGTGCTGCACTTCATCCGCGACGACGAGGACCCGCAGGGCGTGGTCGACACCATCCTGGACGCGCTGCCGCCCGGCAGCTATGTGGTCGCCTCCCACTCCACGTGGGAGTATCTGCCGGCCGACGCGATCGCCGCGCTGGAGGCCGCCAACGCCGACGGCCGGTTCCGCGCCCGCACCGGCGAGCAGCTCGGCAAACTCTTCCAGCGGCTCGACCTGCTGGAGCCCGGCGTGCAGTCGGTGTCCGAGTGGTGGCCGCAGGAGGCGTCGCAGCCCCGGCCGTCGATCGAGGACGTCGCCTTCAACGCGATCGTGGGACAGGTCCGCGCCCGGGGGTGA
- a CDS encoding TetR/AcrR family transcriptional regulator — MGLRERKKRQTRELISGVATEMFVQRGFDLVTVAEVAAAAGVSEKTVFNYFPRKEDLFLDRLPELLALTTEAVRNRPEGTSVLAAFRGVVFDLLAAGHPLSAYPGRGHAGFYRVVVGSPALQARVREFQQELEDLLVELARESSGRGGGEGELRLRLAAAVTVAAYRTVYFRAAARVLAGEDPVAVGETLFAEYAETFAAAEKALS; from the coding sequence ATGGGACTGCGGGAGCGCAAGAAGCGCCAGACCCGCGAGCTGATCTCCGGCGTGGCGACGGAGATGTTCGTCCAGCGGGGCTTCGACCTGGTGACCGTCGCCGAGGTGGCCGCCGCGGCCGGCGTCTCGGAGAAGACGGTGTTCAACTACTTCCCGCGCAAGGAGGACCTGTTCCTCGACCGGTTGCCCGAGCTGCTCGCGCTGACCACCGAGGCGGTCCGCAACCGTCCGGAGGGGACGAGTGTGCTCGCCGCCTTCCGGGGTGTCGTGTTCGACCTGCTGGCCGCCGGTCACCCGTTGAGCGCCTACCCGGGTCGGGGGCACGCCGGGTTCTACCGGGTGGTGGTCGGTTCACCGGCGCTGCAGGCACGGGTCCGTGAGTTCCAGCAGGAGTTGGAGGATCTGTTGGTCGAGCTCGCCCGGGAGAGCAGCGGGAGGGGCGGGGGCGAGGGGGAACTGCGGCTCCGGCTGGCCGCGGCGGTCACCGTCGCCGCCTACCGGACGGTCTACTTCCGGGCCGCCGCTCGCGTGCTGGCCGGCGAAGATCCCGTGGCGGTCGGTGAAACCCTCTTCGCGGAGTACGCGGAGACCTTCGCCGCCGCGGAGAAAGCACTGAGCTGA
- a CDS encoding FAD-dependent oxidoreductase has product MTDVVVAGAGPVGLLLACELRLAGVTVVVLERNTEIDLTVKAGYITVPGIQALDRRGLSPAIERARDETLARMGFAGRGPVQQKMPRFIGHFGGMMLDGQLLDPDDPDIAAGGRFSALGMVSQQQLEVILEERARALGAEVRRGVTLTDFEQHADGVVVTTDQGLIEAGWLAGCDGGRSTVRKLAGFAFPGTDPEITAYQAIADMIGTEGLRPGWHITDTGVYTFGPFPGRILVAEFDGAPADRTSPVTVDELQGAIRRVTGVDVTVTGISSVTRFTDNARQAGTYRSGRVLLAGDAAHVHSPFGGQGINLGLGDAMNLGWKLAATIRGWAPDGLLDTYTAERHPIGAQILDWTRAQIAIMRPDQHSRAIRGVLQGLTSTVDATTWLAKRISGVWQGYDLPGDHPLTGRSAPDLTFDDGTRLPDHLHSGRALLVDLADDPDLPALATGYADRLTVHSAKAATSDLTAALIRPDGYVAWASSGSPTTDLRHHLTTWLGNPA; this is encoded by the coding sequence ATGACCGACGTCGTAGTGGCCGGGGCGGGCCCGGTGGGCCTGCTGCTCGCCTGTGAGCTGCGACTGGCCGGGGTCACTGTGGTGGTGCTGGAGCGAAACACCGAGATCGACCTGACGGTCAAGGCCGGCTACATCACCGTGCCCGGCATCCAGGCCCTCGACCGGCGCGGCCTGTCGCCCGCGATCGAGCGGGCCCGCGACGAGACGCTGGCCCGCATGGGCTTCGCCGGCCGGGGCCCAGTCCAGCAGAAGATGCCCCGATTCATCGGCCACTTCGGTGGCATGATGCTCGACGGCCAGCTTCTCGACCCCGACGATCCGGACATCGCCGCCGGCGGCCGGTTCAGCGCGCTCGGCATGGTCAGCCAGCAGCAGCTGGAGGTCATCCTCGAGGAGCGCGCCCGGGCGCTCGGCGCCGAGGTGCGCCGTGGCGTCACCCTGACCGACTTCGAGCAACACGCCGACGGCGTCGTCGTCACCACCGACCAGGGCCTCATCGAGGCCGGTTGGCTCGCGGGGTGCGACGGCGGCCGCAGCACGGTCCGCAAACTGGCCGGTTTCGCATTCCCGGGCACCGATCCGGAGATCACCGCCTACCAGGCGATCGCCGACATGATCGGCACCGAGGGCCTGCGTCCGGGTTGGCACATCACCGACACCGGGGTCTACACGTTCGGCCCGTTCCCCGGCCGCATCCTGGTCGCCGAGTTCGACGGCGCCCCGGCCGACCGCACCAGCCCGGTCACCGTCGACGAACTGCAGGGAGCGATCCGCCGGGTCACCGGCGTGGACGTGACCGTCACGGGGATCAGCTCGGTCACCCGGTTCACCGACAACGCCCGCCAGGCCGGTACGTATCGGTCGGGCCGGGTGCTGCTCGCCGGAGACGCCGCCCACGTCCACTCACCATTCGGTGGTCAGGGCATCAACCTGGGGCTCGGCGACGCGATGAACCTGGGCTGGAAACTGGCCGCCACCATCCGGGGTTGGGCCCCCGACGGGCTGCTGGACACGTACACCGCGGAGCGCCACCCGATCGGCGCCCAGATCCTCGACTGGACCCGTGCCCAGATCGCGATCATGCGCCCCGACCAGCACTCCCGCGCCATTCGCGGTGTCCTTCAGGGTCTCACCTCCACCGTCGACGCCACCACCTGGCTGGCCAAACGCATCTCCGGCGTCTGGCAGGGCTACGACCTGCCCGGCGACCATCCGCTGACCGGCCGCAGCGCCCCCGACCTCACGTTCGACGACGGCACCCGACTCCCCGACCACCTCCACTCCGGTCGCGCCCTGCTGGTCGACCTCGCCGACGACCCCGACCTCCCCGCCCTGGCCACCGGCTACGCCGACCGCCTCACCGTCCACTCGGCCAAAGCCGCCACCTCCGACCTCACCGCCGCACTCATCCGCCCCGACGGCTACGTCGCCTGGGCCTCTTCCGGTTCCCCCACGACCGACCTCCGCCACCACCTGACCACCTGGCTAGGCAATCCCGCCTGA